Genomic window (Hydrogenimonas cancrithermarum):
TTTTCCGCCCTCAGACAGAGCCAAACGAATGGAAGCTTCACCGAAGCCGGCTTTGTCAAAAAATTTCAGACAAAAGGTAAACCATGGATTTGGATCAACGATACGCCAATACCTGCCTACAGATACTAAGAAGTGACGACCTCACGCTTCCGGAGACGATCGAAAAAGAGCTTTCAACCCACCCCTTCGCAGCGGAGTTTATCGAAGACGAGAATGGTGCGCTCTATCTGAAGATCTACAGCACACACCATTTTATGTTGACGCAGATCGTACCACTTCTGAAAAATATCGGTCTGGCCGTCCACAGTGAAATCACCTACGAAATCCCTTTCGGAGAAAAAAAGATATCGGTCAGCCGCTATCGGATCGGAAACGAGCGTGTCGACGATATCAAGCGGACGAAAAAGAATATTCTCGAGCTTCTGGAAACGATGCTCTGCCACCCGAAACTCCCCAACACACCGCTTTTGCAGCTCACTCTGCTCGAAAATTTTTCCCCCCGGGAACTCGAGTTGCTCAACGCACTGATCGATTTCGAAAACCAGTTGGTCCTCTCCTTCAACCGCGTGACGATCACCGATGTTCTCATCAAACATCACCAAATCACCAAATCGCTTCTGACCTACTTCTATTTGAAATTCAACCCTGCCCTCAAACGCAGAAAAGAGCAGATGAACGAGAGCGAAAAGAGGATCGAAAAGATGCTCCATCCCATTACCCACATCACGGAAGATATGGTCATCCGTATGCTCTTCGAGATGATCCGACAGATGGTAAGAACCAACTTTTTTCTCGAAAAGGAGACGATCGCATTCAAAACACACACGGATCGAATCCAAGGCAAACTGGAGGGGATCCAGCCCCACATCGAAGCTTTCGTCCACCACTATCGTCTCAGCGGGGTCCATCTACGCATGGGAAAAGTGAGCAGGGGGGGAATCCGCTGGAGCGATCGATTCGAAGATTTCCGCGTCGAAATCCACTCTTTGATGCTTACGCAGGAGGGGAAAAATGCCGTCATCATTCCCCGTGGTGCAAAAGGAGGGTTTATCATACGTCTTCCGAGAGAAGAGATCGACCGCAATACTTTTAAACATTTCTACGAACTCTATATCGATGCCCTACTCGACCTTGTCGACAATCAGGAGGAGGGAAGAACGATCGTCAATCCGAAAATCGTCCGATACGATGGAGACGACACCTATCTTGTCGTCGCGGCCGACAAAGGAACCGCCCATATGAGCGATACCGCCAACGCGATCGCGCTAAAAAGAGCGTTCTGGCTGGGCGATGCGTTTGCGAGCGGAGGAAGCAACGGATACAACCACAAAGAACTCGGCATTACCGCCAAAGGAGCGATGCGTTCCGTGGAGCGCTTTTTTATCGAACGGGGCATCAACTTCTACGAAACACCGATAACCGTCGTCGGCATCGGGTCGATGAATGGGGATGTCTTCGGCAACGGTATGCTGCTGAGCCGCCATTTCAGGTTGCTGGCGGCCATAAGCCATAACGAAATCTTCATCGATCCAGACCCCGACCCGGAGATCTCCTACCAGGAGAGAAAACGCCTCTTCGCCGCGAGCCCCAAAGGGGGATGGCGATACTACGATCCTGAAAAGATCAGCGAAGGTGGCGGTGTCTTCGGACGCGACGAAAAGGAGATCCTGCTTTCGAACGCGATGCAGAAACTCTTCCGGACGACACGCCAGAGTATGAGCGGTGAAGAGATCGTGCAGGCCGTCTTGCGCTTGAAAGCGGATATGCTCTTCAACGGTGGCGTCGGAACTTACGTCAAAGCGAGTTGGGAGAGCAATCTCGACGTCGGCGACAAAGCGAACGAAAATGTCCGCATCGACGCGTCCGACCTGAAGGTTCATGCCGTTTGCGAAGGGGGAAATCTCGGATTCACGCTTCCTGCACGGATCGAATATGCGAAAGCGGGCGGCTTCATCAATCTCGACGCCATCGACAACTCCGCCGGCGTCAATACCAGCGATTACGAGGTCAATCTGAAAATCACGCTCGGTGCACTTGTAAGAAAGGGACAGCTGGACGACAAGAGCCGCCTCGAAGCGCTACAGCACCAGGCGGAAATGGTCACCAACAGGGTACTCTGGACCAACTACCACCAGTCGCTCGCCATTTCACTCGACTATCGCCGAAGCCAGCGCGATATGGTGCCGTTTCTACAGGCGATCGCCCTGCTCGAACGCGAACTTCCCGTCTTCAGCCGAAAACAGTTCCACATCCCCAAAGACGAAAAAATCGAGCAAGTACTCGATTCAAACCAGGGGCTCGTTCGTCCCCTACTCGGCACACTTCTCTCCTACGCCAAAATATTTCTGAAACGCCAGCTTCTCGAAAGCGACCTACTCGAAGAGTCGTTCGCCCAGGAGTACCTGCTCAAATATTTCCCAAAAACCTTTACCACCATCTACGAAGACGAAATACTCGGCCATCCCCTAAGGCGCGAAATCGCCGCTACCGTTATGGCCAACAGGGTCGTCAACAATGCAGGGGTCACCTTCGTCAGCGATTTCGACGAACTCGGCAACGAACGTTTCGTATCGAAAGTCAAAAGTTATCTGATATGCAACCAACTCTTCGGCTCCAACGATATCCGGTTCGAAATCTTCCGTCACGATTATGCGATGGAGGCCCAAAAGCAGTATGAACTGCTCTTCGAAATCGAGACGACGCTGGAGTTCAGCGTCAACTGGATGATACGCCATCTCTCACCCGAGCAGATCCATGCGCCGACACTTCTTCGGTACAAGAGCGAACTGGCGACCCTGATGGAGATGACACCGGATGAAAACATCGTTCCGATCGTCAACGAAAAGAGCCCGATCAACCGCTTTTTTCACCATCTTCCCTACATGAAATTCACTGTTGCCGCGATCATTCTGCATGAAAAGAACCACCGCCGCTTCGACGAAACGGCGAAGCTGATGTACGCCATCATCAAAGAGCTTCATATCAACGAAATCATGGAAGCACTGGAAAATTACCGTCCGAAAAACAAAGAGGAGCATACGATCAAAAAGCAGCTCGAAGAGTTCATCGAGTTCGCCGTCACCTCTCTGAGCGAAAAA
Coding sequences:
- a CDS encoding NAD-glutamate dehydrogenase domain-containing protein; translated protein: MDLDQRYANTCLQILRSDDLTLPETIEKELSTHPFAAEFIEDENGALYLKIYSTHHFMLTQIVPLLKNIGLAVHSEITYEIPFGEKKISVSRYRIGNERVDDIKRTKKNILELLETMLCHPKLPNTPLLQLTLLENFSPRELELLNALIDFENQLVLSFNRVTITDVLIKHHQITKSLLTYFYLKFNPALKRRKEQMNESEKRIEKMLHPITHITEDMVIRMLFEMIRQMVRTNFFLEKETIAFKTHTDRIQGKLEGIQPHIEAFVHHYRLSGVHLRMGKVSRGGIRWSDRFEDFRVEIHSLMLTQEGKNAVIIPRGAKGGFIIRLPREEIDRNTFKHFYELYIDALLDLVDNQEEGRTIVNPKIVRYDGDDTYLVVAADKGTAHMSDTANAIALKRAFWLGDAFASGGSNGYNHKELGITAKGAMRSVERFFIERGINFYETPITVVGIGSMNGDVFGNGMLLSRHFRLLAAISHNEIFIDPDPDPEISYQERKRLFAASPKGGWRYYDPEKISEGGGVFGRDEKEILLSNAMQKLFRTTRQSMSGEEIVQAVLRLKADMLFNGGVGTYVKASWESNLDVGDKANENVRIDASDLKVHAVCEGGNLGFTLPARIEYAKAGGFINLDAIDNSAGVNTSDYEVNLKITLGALVRKGQLDDKSRLEALQHQAEMVTNRVLWTNYHQSLAISLDYRRSQRDMVPFLQAIALLERELPVFSRKQFHIPKDEKIEQVLDSNQGLVRPLLGTLLSYAKIFLKRQLLESDLLEESFAQEYLLKYFPKTFTTIYEDEILGHPLRREIAATVMANRVVNNAGVTFVSDFDELGNERFVSKVKSYLICNQLFGSNDIRFEIFRHDYAMEAQKQYELLFEIETTLEFSVNWMIRHLSPEQIHAPTLLRYKSELATLMEMTPDENIVPIVNEKSPINRFFHHLPYMKFTVAAIILHEKNHRRFDETAKLMYAIIKELHINEIMEALENYRPKNKEEHTIKKQLEEFIEFAVTSLSEKVIHYQRKNETMEEALKSYLHDCEERYTFLQESFGKFMEQPVIERLEDIAILVNSLIQMTVENPI